The genome window GAGGTACTTGATTGATGAAGGCAACTCTCAAATACCAGTCCCACGTAAATTTAATTCCCTTAAACATTTCATTTCTGGATCAATATTAGGAAACTTATCAAGCCTTAAGCAGTCTATAAGACGAAACTCCTTAAGAGATTTTAACCTGAGATTGTTTGGAAGAATTTTAAGTTTTCCACAACCTTGGAGTTCCCATATCCGAAGCTTATCAAGAAATCCAACAGACTCATGAACCTTAACTAAATTTTGACAATAGGAAAGATCCATTTTTTCTAAGCTTGGGGCACACAACTCAGGTAATTCTATAATGAACTCACACCTattgaaattaatatattttaaatattttagttgGATTCCCtgtagaagaaagaaaaaaaacaaaatttattttcaaccaacattcaaataaatttttaaaaaattataatttataaatgctAATACTCGTACCAATTTGGATGTTGTCTCCAATCTAATAAGACTTCTTGGCATCTCAAGTGCAACAAGTTGTTGAGGATAATATTTGGATGGCAAGGAAAATGGAAATTTAGGCCATTGAAGCAAAGTTAACCCATTAGGGAGATATTTGAGTTCTTCACAAATGCGTACATTACGAACCATAAGAAATTTGAGATATTTCATCTTTTCAAAAGCTTTAGCTTCTACTGGCATTGTTATCAGCTGAGGTGAGTAGCACATAATGCCCCGAATTTTACTTGATCCCTAGTTGAACAAAGCAATAGTTACACTAAATAATAGAactatacaaaattttaaaaattaaacaaacttatacaaattaaattaaattttcttccacattaaaaagaaaaaaaaatcaatgggaaaaaaaaaaaaagagatacaaAAGATCTTATACCATATTTGTAGTCAGTATTTCATAAGCatcctcaaaacaccatatcCTACTACGTTTGCCAAGCTCTTCTGATTCATGTTGAACAATTTCTCTCCCCGTTTGTTGAAGCAAGTCATGCATCCACAAATTTCCAGATTGACCAACAGTTATGAGACACTTATCAATAAGTTTTCCAATTCCATAACCCGGATATAATTTGCAAGCTTCTAATATACTCACTACGAAGCTCCTATTGAATCCCttaaagaaacatgcaatatctaGAAAAATATCCTTTTCGGTCTTTCCAAGTCTGTCATAACTTATTTTGagcttttcttgaattttttcgTGAGGgatatttttatacttttctaACGCACTTTTCCATTCACATATACTTTTTCCACACAAATCAGAACCTATTATTTTAAGAGCTAATGGAAGGCCATTGGCATAATGTATGATTTGCTCTGCAACTTCTGAAAAATCTTTctcaagttcaattttttggaAGGCATACAGGTTGAAGAGTTCATGAGATTCAGATTGATTCAATTCCTTAAGCTCATAAATTTGATGATCTTTTCCAAAAGTTGTTAGCACCTGTCCATCTCTTGTTGTTATAATGACTCTACTTCCTAAAGCAAACCAATTACATTCTCCAAGCAAATTTACTATCACTTCTGACTCATCCACATTGTCAAGAATTAAAAGAAGTCTTGTACGACAAAGCCTTTCctttatcataataattcctTTGGGCACACTGTCTACCTTTACATATGTGCCCAGTGAGATCTTAGAAAGAAGCATCTCTTGTAGTTTGATCATGTCATCATTTGTTCCCGACTTTTCTCTAACATCCTCTAGAAAGCAACTCAATTCAAAACAATTAGTGATTCTGTTATAAATAGCCTTTGCAATTGTAGTCTTACCTACTCCCCCAAGACTATGAATCCCTACCATGCGAACATCATTTGACTTCATATCTAAAAGCAATTCTATAGCATCCACACGGAAATCTATTCCAACTGGGTGTTTAGTAACAAATAACTGAGTGCGATTCAATTTAGTACCTAATATCTCTTTAATAATTCTCTGGATAAATTGAGTTTCAGATTCAGTGTAGCTATCACACACAAAGCATAAGAAACATATAATAAGTTAGACAATTTGAAATTATACATTGATGGGTTGTTCATGTACGAAgagttcaaaagttattgtggGTTGGAATAGTAAGTTCATCTAATCAGTAGTGCCTAGGGGCAAGTGTCTTGTACTGGATTTGTAACTTCTCTTCATATAGTGAAGTGTCTTATTTAGGTTGTGTTGCCCTTgtaatctttcttcttcttcttttttattcaattagaGATGttctctatcaatttttttcacttCCTCACCATAACATTGTGTTATTTGTCTATTACTTTTATTACGTGCTTTACAATTTGTGACTCTTGGTTTTTtagatacaagatagaaattctactaaagcctaatctaattatatatgtgtgtgaagctccctcctaggGACTTAAACTTCGGCCTTTgcccccacacctcacaagcatttatacttgtggagtgaccatcgcaccaagggtgtgggatggttgatttgtgatttgttgatttGTGACTTGATGGTTTCATtgattaaatcattaaaattgGATTGGTGTAATTGgaaattaattcaaaaatgtGTTGCATTTTAACTTTGGTAATTAATTCATCTCTAAGACTACTTTACAATTGGATTTCATGAGtgagtagatttttttttttttttttttttttttgtgagctAAATAGACTCTCAATTAAAAGAGCTAAATAATCATTTTAGTGAGCATCCAATGAAGTTTCTTTGAATGTCATTATTGAATAgattatcaaataaaagaattaatttacGGTTTTACTGAGCATACAATAAAGTTGACTATTCTTAACTTAGCATTACATCTTCAAGAGATCAATGATTTTTTAGAATTGATGATATTTGTTTGTTGAGAGAAAAATTACTTACAAGATTTTACATATCatgaaaaactattattataaaCAAAAGTTTATCATTATGGGCGTAATGTAGTttaacaatcaaactttaaagtttttttaaaaaaaaaattcaataattgtaCAAATAGATGGTAGGGACTGAAAATTCAATAGTTTATCAACTTGTTTTTAGAGTGGTTTGTGATCGTACTTACTCATCTAAGATTTATTGTAACTACAAAATGAGGACTTTTGGTCATAAATATTATAGTG of Quercus lobata isolate SW786 chromosome 8, ValleyOak3.0 Primary Assembly, whole genome shotgun sequence contains these proteins:
- the LOC115956189 gene encoding TMV resistance protein N-like, whose translation is MKLLKAIELSMISIVVFSENYASSSWCLDELIKILECRNNGQLILPIFYKVYPSEIRKQKGKFGVALAQHEENLKDSMEKVQGWRTTLTKATDLSGLNYKEGYTESETQFIQRIIKEILGTKLNRTQLFVTKHPVGIDFRVDAIELLLDMKSNDVRMVGIHSLGGVGKTTIAKAIYNRITNCFELSCFLEDVREKSGTNDDMIKLQEMLLSKISLGTYVKVDSVPKGIIMIKERLCRTRLLLILDNVDESEVIVNLLGECNWFALGSRVIITTRDGQVLTTFGKDHQIYELKELNQSESHELFNLYAFQKIELEKDFSEVAEQIIHYANGLPLALKIIGSDLCGKSICEWKSALEKYKNIPHEKIQEKLKISYDRLGKTEKDIFLDIACFFKGFNRSFVVSILEACKLYPGYGIGKLIDKCLITVGQSGNLWMHDLLQQTGREIVQHESEELGKRSRIWCFEDAYEILTTNMGSSKIRGIMCYSPQLITMPVEAKAFEKMKYLKFLMVRNVRICEELKYLPNGLTLLQWPKFPFSLPSKYYPQQLVALEMPRSLIRLETTSKLGIQLKYLKYINFNRCEFIIELPELCAPSLEKMDLSYCQNLVKVHESVGFLDKLRIWELQGCGKLKILPNNLRLKSLKEFRLIDCLRLDKFPNIDPEMKCLRELNLRGTDNIYKLQLLIGLYTPTAKLRQTCNYLDGFSSYGFLTLDSMSFRGNKNIIELDFLMKPEYFPILKYLDLSKTNIVGIPESLSRFTTLQSLDIRNCKHLREIPRLPQSVQVVDVGNCYSLNPQSSSRLLNQIGEFLGIFPNKGCKGTRSRISIDPQTSSTEILDEIRRSLLPNWRSKPEDDKFIIRLPRTEIPTWLKLNHESDGNVISFWVGRTFPNIFDVCFAFGPLKYSWTSSCDNRLNKSSPSEPNYVEVTCRMEDWVKNHPRRWGVHVECICRSQQSDVFLLPSPSATHSCGSSSIPLLLTSSCGTVMDQHASIMEEILDIGQEETIDHPMPNVPKNTTCPTLDGFEFRLWKQSFRPTQIPTAMLKSRALIREFEEIDPRSFNNGEEDSGHSMAHTFINDCSNSKLHPPSK